From a single Eriocheir sinensis breed Jianghai 21 chromosome 18, ASM2467909v1, whole genome shotgun sequence genomic region:
- the LOC127000206 gene encoding probable cyclin-dependent serine/threonine-protein kinase DDB_G0292550 has protein sequence MRVATCLLLSVLVGVAFAARLNGHSHGNGNGNGNGNGNGNGYSYGVNGNGNGVNGNGNGYTNGNGVNGNGNGVNGNGNGYTNGNGVNGNGVNGNGFNGNGNGNGVNGNGNGYRNGNGNGVNGNGGTNGLTRYGLPNGNGNGNGVTNGNGYRNGNGNGNGVTNGNGYRNGNGNGNGVTNGNGNGVNGNGGTNGLTRYGLPNGNGNGNGNGNGVTNGNGYRNGNGNGNGVTNGNGYRNGNGNGNGVTNGNGYRNGNGNGNGVTNGNGYRNGNGNGNGVTNGNGYRNGNGVNGNGRTNGLTRYGLPNGNGANGNGNGVNGNGYRNGNGNGVNGNGYRNGNGNGVNGNGNGNGNGVNGNGNGYRNGNGNGVNGNGNGYRNGNGNGVNGNGNGYRNGNGNGVNGNGYRNGNGNGVNGNGNGYRNGNGNGVNGNGNGYRNGNGNGVNGNGVNGNGNGYRNGNGNGVNGNGVNGNGNGYRNGNGNGVNGNGVNGNGNGYRNGNGNGVNGNGVNGNGNGYRNGNGRTNGLTRYGLPNGNGNGNGNGYSNGRVNGNGYSNGRVNGNGNGNGVNGNGYSNGRVNGNGNGANGNGYTNGNGVNGNGNGNGVNGNGNGYTNGNGVNGNGVNGNGYTNGVNGNGNGINGNGNGYTNGNGINGNGNGVNGNGNGVNGNGNGYTNGNGNGVNGNGVNGNGNGNGYSYNAPTVPANLYRTPRG, from the exons ATGAGAGTAGctacctgtctcctcctctcag tccTCGTTGGGGTCGCCTTCGCTGCGAGGCTCAACGGACACAGCCATGGCAACGGCAACGGAAATGGTAATGGAAACGGCAACGGAAATGGCTACAGTTACGGCGTTAATGGGAATGGGAACGGTGTGAACGGGAACGGAAATGGCTACACCAATGGAAATGGTGTGAACGGAAATGGTAACGGCGTGAACGGTAACGGAAATGGCTACACCAATGGGAACGGTGTGAACGGAAATGGAGTCAACGGCAACGGCTTTAACGGAAACGGCAACGGCAACGGCGTTAATGGAAATGGCAACGGTTACAGGAATGGCAACGGCAACGGAGTTAACGGAAATGGTGGAACAAACGGATTAACACGATATGGACTTCCCAACGGCAACGGTAACGGCAACGGCGTGACCAACGGTAACGGCTACAGGAACGGCAACGGAAACGGAAATGGCGTGACCAACGGCAACGGTTACAGGAACGGCAACGGAAACGGAAATGGCGTGACCAACGGCAACGGTAACGGAGTTAACGGAAATGGTGGAACAAACGGATTAACACGATATGGACTTCCTAATGGTAATGGTAACGGCAACGGTAACGGCAACGGCGTGACCAACGGCAACGGTTACAGGAACGGCAACGGTAACGGCAATGGCGTGACCAACGGTAACGGTTACAGGAACGGCAACGGTAATGGCAACGGTGTGACCAACGGTAACGGTTACAGGAACGGCAACGGTAATGGCAACGGTGTGACCAACGGTAACGGTTACAGGAACGGCAACGGAAACGGCAACGGTGTGACTAACGGTAACGGTTACAGGAACGGCAACGGAGTTAACGGAAATGGTAGAACAAACGGATTAACAAGATATGGACTTCCCAACGGCAATGGTGCCAACGGCAACGGTAACGGTGTCAACGGAAACGGCTACAGGAACGGCAACGGTAACGGAGTGAACGGCAACGGCTACAGAAACGGCAACGGTAACGGTGTCAACGGCAATGGCAACGGCAACGGCAACGGTGTCAACGGCAATGGCAACGGCTACAGAAACGGCAACGGTAACGGTGTCAACGGCAACGGCAACGGCTACAGAAACGGCAACGGTAACGGTGTCAACGGCAACGGCAACGGCTACAGAAACGGCAACGGTAACGGTGTCAACGGCAACGGCTACAGAAACGGCAACGGTAACGGTGTCAACGGTAACGGCAACGGCTACAGAAACGGCAACGGTAACGGTGTCAACGGCAACGGCAACGGCTACAGAAACGGCAACGGTAACGGTGTCAACGGTAACGGTGTCAACGGTAACGGCAACGGCTACAGAAACGGCAACGGTAACGGTGTCAACGGCAACGGTGTCAATGGTAACGGAAACGGTTACAGGAACGGCAACGGTAACGGTGTCAACGGTAACGGTGTCAACGGCAACGGCAACGGCTACAGAAACGGCAACGGTAACGGTGTCAACGGCAACGGTGTCAATGGTAACGGAAACGGTTACAGGAACGGCAATGGCAGAACAAATGGATTGACAAGATATGGACTTCCCAACGGAAACGGGAACGGAAACGGGAACGGTTATTCCAACGGCCGCGTCAATGGTAACGGATACTCAAATGGACGTGTCAACGGTAATGGCAACGGCAATGGTGTAAACGGCAACGGTTATTCCAACGGGCGTGTCAACGGCAATGGGAACGGAGCCAATGGCAACGGTTACACCAACGGTAACGGCGTCAACGGTAACGGTAACGGCAACGGCGTCAACGGTAACGGTAACGGTTACACCAACGGCAACGGTGTCAACGGTAACGGTGTCAACGGTAATGGTTACACCAACGGTGTCAATGGCAACGGAAACGGCATCAACGGTAATGGCAACGGTTACACCAACGGCAATGGTATCAACGGTAATGGCAACGGTGTCAACGGTAATGGCAATGGTGTCAACGGTAACGGCAACGGTTACACCAACGGAAACGGTAATGGAGTGAACGGCAACGGTGTCAATGGCAATGGTAACGGGAACGGCTACTCGTACAACGCGCCCACCGTGCCCGCCAACCTCTACCGGACCCCGCGAGGTTAa